From one uncultured Methanoregula sp. genomic stretch:
- the nifE gene encoding nitrogenase iron-molybdenum cofactor biosynthesis protein NifE: MDTLSLIPEGSACISERQDSILTTGKSKTSIHCTDDSLAGSVSQRACVFCGARVVLNPVTDAVHLVHGPIGCAAYTWDIRGSLSSGSEMYRNSFSTDMKERDVIFGGEKKLAACIDEIVEKYHPPAIFVYATCVTGMIGDDIIAVCRNATRHHQTEVIPVESSGFISGNKVVGYRAAALALMRLIMPKEGELVKKTQKLNFLGEYNLGGEMWLARRYLAEMGIEINVAFTGDSTVATLKQAPGACLNLVQCTGSMHWVAQQLEKEFGTPFMDVNFFGAENTAESLRKIARFYDDPAITARAEALIEREMARIRPAIERYRQKLAGRRAAIYVGGAYKAVALIRQLRELGMEIVLTGTQTGKTEEYATITSLLDEGAIVVDDTNPAEIERFLIEKQVDVMAGGVKERVLAYKLGVGFVDHNHDRKECLAGFDGAVNFAREVYVTTCSPVWKYLRTPAGGA; this comes from the coding sequence ATGGATACCCTCTCTCTAATCCCCGAAGGATCGGCCTGTATCAGCGAACGCCAGGACTCCATCCTGACTACCGGTAAAAGCAAGACCAGCATCCACTGCACTGATGACAGCCTGGCCGGCTCCGTCAGCCAGCGTGCCTGCGTCTTCTGCGGGGCCCGCGTGGTCTTAAACCCGGTCACGGACGCAGTCCACCTCGTCCACGGCCCGATCGGCTGCGCTGCATATACCTGGGACATCCGGGGAAGCCTGTCGAGCGGGTCGGAGATGTACCGGAACAGTTTCTCGACCGACATGAAGGAGCGGGACGTGATTTTCGGTGGCGAGAAGAAACTCGCCGCCTGCATCGATGAGATCGTTGAGAAATACCACCCCCCCGCAATCTTCGTGTACGCGACCTGCGTGACCGGCATGATTGGCGACGACATCATCGCTGTATGCAGGAATGCAACGCGCCACCACCAGACCGAGGTGATCCCGGTCGAGTCGAGCGGCTTCATCTCCGGCAACAAGGTGGTAGGGTACCGGGCCGCGGCCCTCGCCCTCATGCGGCTGATCATGCCAAAAGAGGGAGAACTGGTCAAAAAGACGCAGAAGCTCAACTTTCTCGGAGAGTATAACCTGGGCGGCGAGATGTGGCTTGCCCGGCGCTACCTGGCCGAGATGGGCATTGAGATCAACGTAGCCTTCACCGGCGACTCGACGGTAGCGACCCTGAAACAGGCACCCGGTGCGTGCCTCAACCTTGTGCAGTGCACGGGCTCGATGCACTGGGTGGCCCAGCAGCTCGAGAAAGAGTTCGGCACCCCATTCATGGATGTCAATTTCTTCGGCGCCGAAAACACGGCTGAAAGCCTGCGGAAGATTGCCCGGTTCTACGATGACCCGGCCATCACCGCACGGGCCGAAGCGCTCATTGAGCGGGAGATGGCCCGCATCCGCCCGGCAATCGAACGCTACCGGCAGAAACTGGCCGGCAGACGGGCAGCGATCTACGTGGGCGGGGCCTACAAGGCCGTTGCCCTGATCCGGCAGCTCCGCGAGCTCGGGATGGAGATCGTCCTCACCGGCACCCAGACCGGCAAAACCGAGGAGTACGCGACCATAACGAGTCTCCTTGACGAAGGAGCGATCGTGGTTGACGACACCAACCCGGCCGAGATCGAGCGGTTCCTTATCGAAAAGCAGGTCGATGTCATGGCCGGCGGCGTCAAGGAACGCGTGCTCGCTTACAAACTGGGCGTTGGTTTCGTGGACCACAACCATGACCGCAAGGAGTGCCTTGCAGGGTTCGACGGTGCCGTGAATTTTGCCCGCGAGGTGTACGTCACCACCTGCTCCCCGGTCTGGAAGTACCTCCGGACCCCGGCGGGAGGTGCCTGA
- the nifK gene encoding nitrogenase molybdenum-iron protein subunit beta → MLECIPEGPVEHTTGKINPAKTCQPLGAMYAALGIHGCLPHSHGSQGCCAYHRMHLTRHFRDPVLASSSSFTEGASVFGGAANLKTSIKNVFAIYNPEIMAVHTTCLSETIGDDLPSIIKQAEIPEGKTVIHVNTPSYQGSHVTGFSGMCRAMVSYLARSDSPQKKSQMNVLPGFVNPGDMREIRRMVDALGVKMIMFPDTSGVLDTPLTSRYQMYPDGGTTVAEIRDAGNSEVTLALGSFASNDAADLLQDKCGVTGIPLRLPIGIKATDDFIMAIRDWFGVGIPASLTLERGQVIDTLIDTHFHYQGKRVAVFGDPDHVIALTAFLITMGMVPVYVLTGTPGKTFETEVSTMLEDAGITGSRVKAEGDLFELQQWIREAPVDLLIGTSYGKYIARAEDVPFVRFGFPILDRAVHPLMPVVGYRGCLRLIEQISNALLDRRDRDCLDEDFELVL, encoded by the coding sequence ATGCTTGAATGCATACCGGAAGGCCCGGTCGAACACACGACCGGCAAGATCAACCCGGCAAAAACCTGCCAGCCGCTCGGCGCCATGTATGCCGCGCTCGGCATCCACGGCTGCCTGCCCCACAGCCACGGCTCGCAGGGCTGCTGTGCGTACCACCGCATGCACCTGACCCGGCATTTCCGGGACCCGGTGCTCGCGTCGTCCAGTTCCTTTACCGAAGGCGCCTCGGTTTTCGGCGGGGCTGCGAACTTAAAGACCTCCATAAAAAACGTCTTTGCGATCTACAATCCCGAGATCATGGCGGTCCATACCACCTGCCTCTCTGAGACGATCGGTGACGATCTCCCGAGCATAATCAAACAGGCAGAGATCCCGGAAGGAAAAACGGTCATCCACGTCAACACCCCGAGTTACCAGGGCTCCCACGTTACCGGGTTCTCCGGCATGTGCAGGGCTATGGTCTCGTATCTTGCCCGGTCCGACAGTCCCCAAAAAAAGTCGCAGATGAACGTCCTGCCCGGCTTTGTCAATCCCGGCGACATGCGGGAGATCCGGCGGATGGTTGACGCACTCGGTGTAAAAATGATCATGTTCCCGGACACGTCGGGCGTGCTCGACACCCCGCTGACCAGCAGGTACCAGATGTACCCTGATGGCGGTACCACTGTCGCCGAAATCCGCGATGCGGGCAATTCGGAGGTTACCCTTGCCCTCGGATCCTTCGCATCGAACGATGCTGCCGATCTGTTGCAGGATAAATGCGGTGTGACCGGTATCCCGCTCAGGCTGCCCATCGGCATAAAAGCGACCGACGATTTCATCATGGCGATCAGGGACTGGTTCGGGGTCGGGATCCCCGCTTCCCTCACGCTCGAACGCGGGCAGGTCATCGATACGCTGATCGACACGCATTTCCACTACCAGGGAAAGCGGGTCGCAGTCTTCGGTGATCCCGACCATGTGATAGCGCTCACCGCGTTCCTGATCACGATGGGCATGGTCCCGGTGTACGTCCTTACGGGCACACCCGGTAAAACCTTCGAAACCGAAGTCTCAACGATGCTCGAAGATGCCGGGATAACCGGCTCAAGAGTCAAAGCGGAAGGCGATCTTTTCGAACTCCAGCAATGGATCCGGGAAGCACCGGTGGATCTCCTCATCGGCACATCTTATGGCAAGTACATTGCCCGGGCCGAGGATGTCCCGTTCGTCCGTTTCGGGTTCCCGATCCTGGACCGGGCCGTCCACCCGCTCATGCCGGTTGTCGGTTACCGGGGATGCCTGCGCCTGATAGAGCAGATCAGCAATGCTCTCCTTGACCGCCGGGACCGCGATTGCCTGGATGAAGACTTTGAACTTGTGTTATAA